The Juglans regia cultivar Chandler chromosome 2, Walnut 2.0, whole genome shotgun sequence genome includes a window with the following:
- the LOC108994192 gene encoding uncharacterized protein LOC108994192 isoform X2, which yields MYGQGNYGPHFGQGPNTPMSTAYPQRPLAPPPPPPHSHQGHSVPPPPLNQQAPPAVPPHVGHPGPHIYHQHVPPVPSLSVHQGPPIQVPAGGMPNTGQSYLQIHGSAQLPLTYSNSQQNSQYHSHLGTQNMHHLPPPVPPPLGPHSEVLQAPPPPRVLPPPPPPQQTLYRSPVHPRPQQPGSVQGLQHIPTRPPTYGISGPAQVGGFVPSTVGESHIPSMVLPPPPPPPPPPPPPPSSPPPGLPSPPPLSSFTSSSAPNQVRHNAPTHVAYLNQEVGSDSEVGPLAGDGMSDGSAISDLPPPPPKPSEKKVVQNIEDLCQLIAKNGNCVEDMAHINESKDPEFAFLYGGEPGSEAAIAHEYFLWMRKKCILAYKTCEWQSGSSLRPLKNESSTQPDHLIVGSGCYSPTDSDMEMEDDFTQSDNDQGFNHSIEIPNNGCDLVPKKLDANEHCLHALHSLAEGSLMKEASFEKGTCSGPSKIGEEGLHLDNSTFRKPIYIPIVSSAGASEHTIARNLEKSSAPLSNELILPSKTFAAAETIPTDKCFGEPIKGGSPFRLLQGYASDDSSENDDKPHCEDGCPLTLSPSITPLAINSNRDSGYNLGTDVVSKGFYGTEKGFGLHSESSIVHKAPEVTSDSQKVVKDAGTVSISSGTTDEHVDYNHENQVAISHLASHEALLEKDDLGGTGIDVSKSAMSQKKNKEKNMKLESTPLKVDEFGRLVKDDATDSDTDDSRHTRRRSKRGRSRSCSQSPIDRGRRSHTRKRRERRSRSRSWSPRNRRSRSRSPLSWRAGEVSVENVRRQKGHLPECFDFRRGRCYRGASCRYMHHESDRSSGSRYQKSKRQYPEDPPSLRNSNTREDIHKTSANVSNNEREASKSQELHPYQDVHGATKDGNISWKREDILNDAGKSGISDSDGPIFNSNIINHESSRDVAAELWEMQVVQEKQEQQTTNIHDAENRRLTVDSQQPLSVDGFLSQAASDADIPKLQGVQNADRPSQLIHDSSISDSSPGHTSLASNKFSTSEPLPNMKSSTQPWPDSSSTSRPLSSEQSSLQSLAPKESSHSISGMGFSHHPSELHPPPVPQGVNAGHTVQLLKDDLTPQGASFPFESVPGDSFHPYQVPLPKQHSQYSVPPNSSWTSLPPPPPRPLYDSTGDAGTATPGVSSQFQQSPSLPYSSQASVRIYPSDRAAYIRVSEFPLQACAPGQGPNQPLPYVEDLGSNPLPKSNHPSQPYGGINLMRENHFPQLPAQDLISSSSFAAGNMLPSARELFKDKMHSFSGDSLPPGELIKSSSQSLPYSQSQQPPYGLKYPATDIILGEPGKTGSVSRYPSDLLGGHQSSQLPEFGGSRISAHHNPYASTFEQPLSSKFSSGVFKQEKDAPYSSKFDSSFKPSHVPVDGLGVGHVRSSQMTFSPSSTKAIGQLLPRSGGDQYDPLFDSIEPASNSFRGDDHGQKPEHTGESDSILRFSGTRKLPDVEEKHKEIGAVASTTSLDNDEYGETADAEVGAVENESPSTPVNVANVTGGDIEIDQIKSSGKSKKSKDSRSMKLFKIAVADFVKEVLKPSWRQGNMSKEAFKTIVKKTVDKVSGAMKSHKVPKSQAKIDQYIDSSQRKLTKLVMGYVDKYVKV from the exons ATGTATGGTCAAGGGAATTATGGTCCTCATTTTGGGCAGGGTCCTAATACACCCATGTCAACTGCGTATCCACAGCGACCTCTtgctccaccacctcctccccCTCATTCTCATCAAGGGCACTCTGTCCCACCACCTCCTTTGAATCAACAAGCTCCTCCTGCTGTTCCACCTCATGTAGGTCATCCAGGTCCTCATATATATCATCAGCATGTTCCTCCTGTTCCATCCCTCTCAGTTCACCAAGGTCCACCCATTCAAGTCCCAGCTGGTGGGATGCCAAACACAGGTCAATCTTATTTACAAATTCATGGAAGTGCCCAGTTGCCTCTTACATACTCTAATAGTCAACagaattcacaatatcattcgCATTTAGGGACACAAAATATGCATCACCTTCCACCACCAGTACCTCCACCACTTGGTCCTCACTCGGAAGTGTTACAGGCCCCACCTCCTCCCAGGGTGttacctcctcctcctcctccgcaACAAACATTGTATAGATCTCCTGTTCATCCACGTCCACAGCAGCCTGGTTCTGTGCAGGGTCTTCAACATATCCCAACTCGCCCTCCCACTTATGGTATATCTGGTCCTGCTCAAGTAGGAGGTTTTGTACCTTCAACTGTTGGAGAGTCTCATATCCCTTCCATGGTTCTGCCGCCACCGccgccgccaccaccaccaccaccgccgCCACCTTCTTCTCCACCTCCTGGTCTGCCTTCTCCACCACCACTGTCTTCATTTACATCATCTTCTGCGCCCAATCAGGTTAGACATAATGCCCCTACCCATGTTGCCTATCTAAATCAGGAAGTTGGAAGTGACTCTGAGGTGGGTCCTCTAGCTGGAGATGGTATGTCAGATGGAAGTGCCATATCGGATCTTCCTCCACCTCCTCCTAAGCCATcagaaaaaaaagttgttcaGAACATTGAAGATTTGTGCCAGCTTATTGCTAAGAATGGGAATTGTGTTGAAGATATGGCTCACATAAATGAATCCAAGGATCCAGAATTTGCATTTTTATATGGTGGTGAGCCAGGAAGTGAAGCTGCAATTGCTCATGAGTATTTCCTGTGGATGAGGAAGAAATGCATCTTGGCATATAAGACGTGTGAATGGCAAAGTGGTTCGTCATTGAGGCCTTTAAAAAATGAGTCTTCAACACAACCTGACCATCTGATTGTTGGATCTGGATGTTATTCACCTACAGATTCTGACATGGAGATGGAAG ATGATTTCACCCAGTCTGACAATGATCAGGGATTCAATCACTCAATTGAAATACCAAACAATGGGTGTGATTTGGTCCCTAAGAAGCTTGATGCAAATGAGCATTGTTTACATGCACTACATAGTTTAGCGGAAGGTAGCCTAATGAAGGAAGCCTCATTTGAAAAAGGGACTTGCTCTGGGCCCTCCAAAATAGGCGAAGAAG gGCTTCATCTTGACAACTCAACATTCAGAAAGCCAATTTATATCCCAATTGTGAGTTCAGCTGGAGCTTCAGAGCATACCATTGCcagaaatttagagaaatcTAGTGCTCCTCTATCCAATGAGCTTATTCTTCCGTCCAAGACTTTTGCTGCAGCTGAAACCATCCCTACTGATAAGTGTTTTGGTGAACCAATCAAAGGTGGCAGCCCATTCAGACTTCTACAAGGCTATGCTTCCGATGACAGTTCAGAAAATGATGATAAGCCCCACTGTGAAGATGGTTGTCCCCTAACGCTTTCACCATCAATTACACCTCTTGCTATAAATTCCAATAGAGATTCTGGTTATAATCTAGGGACAGATGTAGTATCCAAGGGTTTCTATGGGACTGAAAAGGGGTTTGGACTGCACTCTGAATCTAGCATTGTCCATAAGGCTCCAGAAGTTACCTCAGATTCACAAAAGGTGGTGAAGGATGCCGGTACAGTATCTATCTCAAGTGGGACAACTGATGAACACGTTGATTATAATCATGAAAATCAAGTGGCTATTAGCCATCTTGCTTCCCATGAGGCTCTCTTGGAAAAAGATGACTTGGGAGGCACTGGTATTGATGTTTCTAAGAGTGCCAtgtctcaaaagaaaaataaagagaaaaacatGAAACTTGAATCGACACCTTTAAAAGTTGATGAATTTGGGAGATTGGTGAAGGATGATGCTACTGACAGTGACACTGATGATTCCCGCCACACTCGGAGGCGTAGTAAGAGGGGAAGAAGTAGGAGCTGTAGCCAATCTCCTATAGACAGGGGTAGGAGGAGTCATACCCGGAAAAGAAGGGAGAGGCGAAGCCGATCTCGCAG CTGGTCTCCAAGGAATCGAAGAAGCAGGAGCAGGTCTCCCCTATCCTGGCGTGCAGGTGAGGTCAGCGTTGAAAATGTGAGGCGGCAGAAGGGTCATCTTCCAGAATGCTTTGACTTCCGTAGAGGAAGGTGTTACCGTGGAGCATCCTGTCGGTATATGCACCATGAATCTGACAGGAGCAGTGGATCAAGGTACCAGAAGAGCAAACGACAGTATCCAGAAGATCCTCCTAGTTTGAGGAACTCTAATACTCGTGAAGACATCCATAAAACCTCAGCAAATGTATCTAATAATGAGCGCGAAGCATCGAAGAGCCAGGAGCTGCATCCCTATCAAGATGTGCATGGTGCTACGAAAGATGGGAATATCAGTTGGAAAAGGGAAGATATTCTTAATGATGCTGGGAAATCTGGTATTTCGGATAGTGATGGCCCAATTTTTAATTCTAATATCATTAACCATGAGAGTTCTAGAGATGTAGCTGCCGAATTGTGGGAAATGCAAGTTGTTCAAGAAAAGCAAGAGCAGCAAACTACTAATATTCATGATGCTGAGAACAGGCGGTTAACAGTGGACTCTCAACAGCCTTTGTCAGTGGATGGTTTTCTCTCTCAAGCTGCAAGTGATGCTGATATCCCAAAGTTACAAG GGGTTCAAAATGCTGATCGCCCATCTCAGCTGATACATGACTCTTCTATATCCGATTCATCACCTGGTCATACATCCCTGGCttctaataaattctcaacaagTGAACCTTTACCAAATATGAAATCATCAACTCAGCCATGGCCTGACTCAAGCTCTACCAGCCGGCCGCTTTCGTCTGAACAATCTTCATTGCAATCTCTGGCTCCCAAAGAGTCATCTCATAGCATTTCTGGTATGGGGTTTTCTCATCATCCTTCTGAGTTGCACCCTCCTCCTGTCCCACAAGGTGTAAATGCTGGCCATACGGTGCAGCTGCTGAAGGATGACTTGACACCACAGGGTGCATCCTTTCCATTTGAATCTGTTCCTGGGGACAGTTTTCATCCTTATCAAGTTCCACTACCCAAACAACATTCCCAATATTCTGTACCCCCAAATTCTTCTTGGACCTCCTTGCCGCCACCCCCTCCACGACCACTGTATGATTCAACTGGTGATGCAGGAACTGCCACCCCAGGTGTTTCTTCACAGTTTCAGCAGAGCCCCTCGCTCCCTTATAGTTCTCAGGCTTCCGTAAGGATCTACCCTAGTGATAGGGCTGCTTATATACGAGTTAGTGAATTTCCTCTTCAAGCCTGTGCTCCAGGGCAGGGGCCTAATCAACCACTCCCTTATGTAGAAGATTTGGGATCAAACCCTCTGCCAAAGAGCAACCACCCTAGTCAGCCTTATGGTGGCATTAATCTTATGAGAGAGAATCACTTTCCACAGCTTCCAGCCCAGGATTTAATCTCTTCAAGCTCCTTTGCTGCTGGCAACATGCTGCCCTCTGCACGAGAATTATTTAAAGACAAAATGCATTCTTTTTCTGGTGACAGTTTGCCTCCAGGTGAACTTATAAAGTCATCTTCTCAGAGCCTTCCCTATTCACAGAGCCAACAGCCACCATATGGTTTGAAATACCCTGCAACTGATATAATTTTGGGTGAGCCTGGAAAGACTGGCTCGGTGTCCAGATACCCTTCAGATCTTCTGGGTGGGCATCAGTCGTCTCAACTTCCTGAGTTTGGGGGTTCAAGAATTTCTGCTCATCATAATCCTTATGCATCTACTTTTGAGCAGCCTCTGAGCTCCAAATTTAGTTCTGGTGTATTCAAGCAAGAAAAGGACGCACCTTACTCTAGTAAATTTGATAGTTCTTTCAAGCCGAGCCATGTTCCTGTTGATGGGCTAGGTGTAGGCCATGTCAGATCAAGCCAGATGACTTTCTCACCAAGTTCCACTAAAGCAATTGGGCAGCTTTTGCCTAGGTCAGGTGGCGACCAGTATGACCCACTTTTTGACAGCATTGAACCGGCATCGAATTCATTCAGGGGAGATGATCATGGTCAAAAGCCAGAACATACTGGTGAGTCTGACTCCATATTAAGGTTCAGTGGGACCCGCAAGCTGCCTGATGTGGAAGAGAAGCATAAGGAGATTGGGGCTGTTGCTTCAACTACATCTCTGGACAATGATGAATATGGTGAGACTGCAGATGCAGAAGTGGGTGCTGTTGAGAATGAGAGCCCAAGTACTCCTGTTAATGTAGCAAACGTAACTGGGGGTGACATTGAGATTGATCAGATTAAGTCCTCGGGGAAGAGCAAAAAGAGCAAAGATTCTCGATCGATGAAACTTTTCAAGATTGCTGTTGCTGATTTTGTAAAAGAGGTTCTTAAGCCTTCGTGGCGACAAGGTAATATGAGCAAGGAGGCATTTAAGACCATTGTAAAGAAGACTGTTGATAAGGTGTCTGGAGCCATGAAGAGCCACAAGGTACCCAAGTCTCAGGCAAAGATAGATCAATATATTGATTCATCACAGCGGAAACTGACCAAACTTGTGATG GGCTATGTGGATAAGTACGTCAAGGTGTAG